The following coding sequences lie in one Xanthomonas hortorum pv. pelargonii genomic window:
- a CDS encoding acyltransferase family protein, protein MAALPARPTIRILQAGRALAAMMVVLSHSVLPTTHLVQPLPAWLAAALAHGYLGVDFFFVLSVFIIYYVNHASAGTPGWSRDYAGSRISRIYLPYWPVRVALALAYTLRPSLDDGDMGWSWFATLTLLPVDGASALGVAWTLSYELMFYALAWLFFRSGHPLRCAVLWASVTLLYAAVGAPFAQPVDLSWRALLLHPITLEFVFGMLAARAVLSTAPWTVWVSSAVAVVALMCFVLDGMQRVHSPLLGLAIAGALVGLVRAEWRGWLRIGPTLLLLGNASYAIYLVHMPLMSLVARTTRRLGPLATWPLNLLLSVSAALLLGVVYHLCYERIALRHARRLLARRIVQ, encoded by the coding sequence ATGGCAGCGCTGCCTGCCCGTCCCACCATCCGCATCCTGCAGGCCGGGCGTGCACTGGCCGCGATGATGGTGGTACTCAGCCACAGCGTACTGCCCACCACGCACCTGGTGCAGCCGTTACCCGCATGGCTGGCTGCGGCACTGGCGCATGGCTATCTGGGCGTGGATTTTTTCTTCGTGCTGTCGGTCTTCATCATCTACTACGTCAACCACGCCAGCGCGGGCACGCCAGGCTGGAGCCGCGACTATGCCGGCAGCCGCATCAGCCGCATCTATCTGCCCTACTGGCCGGTGAGGGTTGCGTTGGCGCTGGCGTACACGCTGCGGCCCAGCCTGGATGATGGCGACATGGGTTGGTCGTGGTTTGCCACGCTGACCCTGCTGCCGGTCGATGGAGCATCCGCCCTGGGCGTGGCGTGGACGCTGAGTTACGAGCTCATGTTCTACGCGCTGGCGTGGTTGTTCTTTCGCAGCGGGCATCCGTTGCGGTGCGCAGTGCTCTGGGCAAGCGTGACGCTGCTTTACGCGGCAGTTGGCGCGCCGTTTGCACAGCCGGTCGATCTGTCCTGGCGTGCGCTGCTGCTGCATCCCATCACCCTGGAATTCGTCTTCGGCATGCTGGCCGCACGCGCGGTGCTGAGCACTGCACCATGGACTGTCTGGGTCAGCAGTGCTGTCGCGGTCGTCGCGTTGATGTGCTTCGTGCTCGATGGCATGCAACGCGTGCATTCGCCGCTGCTCGGCCTGGCGATCGCCGGCGCATTGGTCGGCCTGGTGCGGGCCGAATGGCGCGGCTGGCTGCGCATCGGCCCGACCCTGCTGTTGCTGGGCAATGCCTCGTACGCCATCTACCTGGTGCATATGCCGCTGATGTCGCTGGTGGCGCGCACCACACGCCGACTCGGGCCGCTGGCCACCTGGCCGCTGAACCTGCTGCTCAGCGTGAGCGCCGCACTGCTGCTCGGCGTGGTCTATCACCTGTGTTACGAGCGCATCGCCTTGCGGCATGCGCGTCGCCTGTTGGCACGTCGCATTGTGCAGTGA
- a CDS encoding KGG domain-containing protein, with product MEDGQNVTRSRRGFAALDPEKRRVLASSGGKAAHASGNAHEFTSDEAREAGRKGGQAVSRDRDHMSRIGSKGGRSKQAKPQEEAV from the coding sequence GTGGAAGACGGACAGAACGTTACTCGTAGCCGGCGCGGCTTTGCCGCATTGGATCCTGAAAAGCGCCGCGTGTTGGCCAGCAGCGGTGGAAAAGCCGCCCACGCCAGCGGCAATGCACATGAATTCACCAGCGACGAAGCACGTGAAGCAGGTCGCAAGGGTGGCCAGGCAGTCAGCCGCGATCGCGATCATATGTCGCGTATCGGCAGCAAAGGTGGCCGTTCCAAGCAGGCCAAGCCGCAGGAAGAAGCAGTCTAA
- the cobA gene encoding uroporphyrinogen-III C-methyltransferase has translation MVLLSAGPGDLELLTIKAVKALAAAQVVLLDDLANPQIVELAPQARVIRVGKRGGCRSTPQDFICRLMRRYALQGLRVVRVKGGDALLFGRAGEEISFLRRAGVGVQIINGVSAAFAAASALEVSLTHRSHCHGITFVTAHTHDHGEPNWGALAASGTTLGIYMGLRRADALASALLAHLPASTPAAIVQAATRPEQQRRLTTLGELGSTAAALLPGLPTLLLVGAALSEAAVQCDDRFGVMLEQAVG, from the coding sequence GTGGTGTTGTTGTCTGCCGGCCCCGGCGATCTGGAACTGCTCACGATCAAGGCGGTCAAGGCACTTGCTGCCGCGCAAGTGGTATTGCTCGACGATCTGGCCAACCCGCAGATCGTCGAACTCGCACCGCAGGCGCGGGTGATCCGGGTCGGCAAGCGCGGTGGTTGCAGATCGACGCCGCAGGACTTCATCTGCCGGCTGATGCGGCGCTACGCCTTGCAGGGCTTGCGCGTGGTGCGCGTCAAAGGCGGCGATGCACTCCTGTTCGGGCGAGCAGGGGAGGAAATCAGCTTCCTGCGCCGCGCCGGGGTGGGTGTGCAGATCATCAACGGCGTCAGTGCCGCATTCGCCGCCGCCTCCGCGCTGGAAGTGTCGTTGACCCACCGCAGCCATTGCCACGGCATCACCTTCGTCACCGCGCATACGCACGATCACGGCGAGCCGAATTGGGGCGCACTTGCTGCCAGCGGCACGACGCTGGGGATCTACATGGGGCTGCGGCGCGCCGATGCATTGGCCAGTGCCTTGCTCGCGCATCTGCCCGCAAGCACGCCGGCCGCGATCGTGCAGGCCGCCACACGTCCCGAGCAGCAACGCCGGCTCACCACATTGGGCGAGCTTGGAAGCACCGCTGCGGCACTGCTGCCTGGTTTGCCGACCTTGCTGCTGGTGGGCGCTGCGTTATCCGAGGCGGCAGTGCAGTGCGATGATCGTTTCGGCGTGATGTTGGAGCAGGCGGTGGGTTGA
- the rfbC gene encoding dTDP-4-dehydrorhamnose 3,5-epimerase produces MIFHPTPLAGAFVIEPQQRGDARGWFARVFCTQEMAQAGLVDQFVQVNNSFNAQAGTLRGMHYQLPPAAEVKIVRCIRGGLWDAIVDLRPDSRTYLQWYGTELTAENRLALYVPRGFAHGFITLQPQTEAFYFASAMYTPQAERGLRWNDPRLGLQWPLEPQLVSDKDAAWPDFNEHQQGIAQLAGLTQKERA; encoded by the coding sequence ATGATCTTTCACCCTACCCCGTTGGCAGGCGCGTTTGTGATCGAGCCGCAGCAACGTGGCGATGCGCGCGGTTGGTTTGCAAGGGTGTTTTGCACGCAGGAAATGGCACAGGCCGGCCTGGTCGATCAGTTCGTGCAGGTCAATAATTCGTTCAATGCGCAGGCCGGCACCTTGCGCGGCATGCACTACCAATTGCCGCCTGCCGCCGAGGTCAAGATCGTGCGCTGCATTCGCGGTGGGCTATGGGATGCGATCGTGGATCTGCGCCCGGATTCGCGCACCTACCTGCAATGGTACGGCACCGAATTGACTGCGGAAAATCGCCTGGCGCTATACGTGCCGCGCGGCTTTGCGCATGGCTTCATCACCCTGCAGCCGCAGACCGAAGCCTTCTACTTCGCCAGTGCGATGTACACGCCGCAGGCCGAGCGCGGCTTGCGCTGGAACGATCCACGTCTGGGCCTGCAGTGGCCGCTCGAGCCGCAGCTGGTGTCCGACAAGGATGCCGCCTGGCCAGACTTCAACGAACACCAGCAAGGCATTGCGCAGCTTGCCGGGCTTACCCAGAAGGAGCGCGCATGA
- a CDS encoding NAD-dependent epimerase/dehydratase family protein, translated as MRILITGNMGYIGPVVAAHLRQRYPQAWLVGLDRGWFAHCLSDPRRLPEVVLDQQWFGDVRDLTAQQLQGFDAVVHLAAISNDAMGKRFELVTDAINCKASVAVAHAAAQAGVRHFVFASSCSVYGAAADGTPRSETSPIAPLTAYAHSKIDTERALAQLDTDMVITCLRFATACGASPRLRLDLVLNDFVASAVANGTVEVLSDGSPWRPLIHVRDMARAIDWALSRTPLAGGQFLFVNAGSARWNVQVRDLAQAVGVAIPTAKVSISSNAPADSRSYRVDFSLFERLAPEHQPQETLRSTITELRNDLQRAGFTDGDFRQSSDFIRLRILQQLVDAGTLAADLRVAA; from the coding sequence ATGCGCATTCTGATCACCGGCAACATGGGCTATATCGGGCCAGTAGTGGCCGCCCATTTGCGGCAACGCTATCCGCAGGCCTGGTTGGTGGGGCTGGATCGCGGCTGGTTCGCGCATTGCCTGTCCGACCCGCGGCGCCTGCCGGAAGTGGTGCTGGACCAGCAATGGTTCGGCGATGTGCGCGACCTCACCGCGCAGCAACTACAGGGTTTCGACGCGGTGGTGCACCTGGCGGCGATCTCCAACGATGCGATGGGCAAGCGCTTCGAGCTGGTCACCGACGCGATCAACTGCAAGGCGAGCGTTGCCGTGGCACATGCCGCTGCGCAGGCCGGCGTGCGCCACTTCGTGTTCGCTTCCAGCTGCAGCGTGTATGGGGCAGCCGCCGATGGCACGCCGCGCTCGGAAACCAGCCCCATCGCCCCGCTCACCGCCTATGCGCATTCCAAGATCGATACCGAACGTGCGCTTGCGCAGCTGGACACCGACATGGTGATCACCTGCCTGCGTTTTGCCACTGCTTGCGGCGCCTCGCCACGCTTGCGGCTGGATCTGGTGCTCAACGATTTCGTCGCCAGCGCCGTGGCCAACGGCACCGTGGAGGTACTGTCGGATGGCTCGCCATGGCGGCCGTTGATCCATGTGCGCGATATGGCGCGCGCCATCGACTGGGCATTGAGCCGCACACCGCTGGCTGGTGGGCAGTTCCTGTTCGTCAATGCGGGCTCGGCGCGCTGGAATGTGCAGGTGCGCGATCTAGCGCAGGCGGTCGGTGTGGCGATTCCCACCGCGAAGGTGTCGATCTCCAGCAACGCGCCGGCCGACAGCCGCTCGTATCGTGTGGATTTTTCCCTGTTCGAACGTCTGGCTCCCGAGCATCAACCGCAGGAAACCCTGCGCTCCACCATCACTGAACTCCGCAACGATCTGCAGCGCGCCGGCTTCACCGATGGCGACTTCCGCCAGAGCTCGGACTTCATCCGGCTGCGCATCCTGCAGCAGTTGGTCGATGCCGGCACCCTCGCAGCGGATCTGAGGGTGGCTGCATGA
- the rfbF gene encoding glucose-1-phosphate cytidylyltransferase codes for MKAVILAGGLGTRISEETAIRPKPMVEIGGKPILWHIMKIYAHHGIQDFVVCLGYRGEVIKDFFMNYHMRESDVTCDLGSNTTTLHNTRAEPWRVTLVDTGAQTMTGGRLRRVREHLRGESAFCMTYGDGVADVDIGAAIALHQREGRLATVTAVQPPGRFGALRVEGEHVTGFREKPLDGDGLINGGFFVLDPRVIDVIEDDATVWENSPLETLVDRDELSVYRHDGFWQPMDTLRDRNHLETLWSFNRAPWRVWE; via the coding sequence ATGAAAGCAGTCATTCTGGCTGGCGGACTGGGAACGCGCATTTCCGAAGAAACTGCCATCCGCCCCAAGCCCATGGTGGAAATCGGCGGCAAACCGATCCTGTGGCACATCATGAAAATCTACGCGCACCACGGCATCCAGGATTTCGTCGTGTGTCTGGGGTACCGCGGCGAAGTGATCAAGGATTTTTTCATGAACTATCACATGCGCGAATCGGATGTGACCTGTGACCTCGGCAGCAATACGACCACCTTGCATAACACCCGCGCCGAACCCTGGCGGGTGACGCTGGTGGACACCGGTGCGCAGACCATGACCGGCGGCCGGCTGCGCCGCGTGCGCGAGCATCTGCGCGGCGAATCGGCGTTTTGCATGACCTACGGCGATGGCGTGGCCGATGTGGATATCGGTGCAGCCATCGCGCTGCATCAACGCGAAGGCCGGCTTGCCACGGTCACTGCCGTGCAACCGCCCGGCCGCTTCGGCGCGTTGCGGGTGGAAGGCGAACACGTCACCGGTTTCCGCGAAAAACCGCTGGATGGCGACGGTTTGATCAACGGCGGTTTTTTCGTGCTGGACCCACGCGTGATCGACGTGATCGAAGACGACGCCACCGTGTGGGAGAACAGCCCGCTGGAAACGCTGGTCGACCGCGATGAGTTGAGCGTCTATCGCCACGACGGGTTCTGGCAACCGATGGACACACTGCGCGACCGCAATCATCTCGAAACCCTCTGGTCGTTCAATCGCGCGCCGTGGCGCGTGTGGGAGTAA
- a CDS encoding ferritin-like domain-containing protein, producing the protein MAEPQENLMDWLRDAHAMEQQAEQMLKAQAARIEHYPQLKARLEQHLEETLGQQRLVDSCIERLGGAPSVIKDTMGKMAAFGQAMGGMTTSDEIVKGAMAGYVFENLEIATYTALLGAARTVGDVQTQRVCEQILEQEHAMADWLLDYLPQLTEEFLVRDATPGVIAKK; encoded by the coding sequence ATGGCCGAACCCCAAGAAAATTTGATGGACTGGTTGCGCGATGCGCATGCCATGGAGCAGCAGGCCGAGCAGATGCTCAAGGCCCAGGCAGCGCGCATTGAGCATTATCCCCAGCTCAAGGCACGTCTCGAGCAGCACCTGGAAGAGACGCTGGGCCAGCAGCGCCTGGTCGATTCCTGTATCGAGCGCCTTGGCGGTGCGCCGTCGGTGATCAAGGACACCATGGGCAAGATGGCCGCGTTCGGCCAGGCCATGGGCGGCATGACTACCTCCGACGAAATCGTCAAGGGTGCGATGGCCGGCTATGTGTTCGAGAATCTAGAGATCGCCACCTATACCGCGTTGCTCGGTGCAGCCAGGACGGTGGGCGATGTGCAAACCCAGCGCGTGTGCGAGCAGATACTGGAGCAGGAACATGCAATGGCCGACTGGTTGCTGGACTATTTGCCGCAACTGACCGAAGAATTTCTGGTGCGGGATGCAACCCCGGGCGTCATTGCGAAGAAGTGA
- a CDS encoding M14 family metallopeptidase, whose translation MTAHTAYPIGSAGHPWGEAERSAWRARQLRQRSYADDVVQPVERMDARFERVHYATISAATEQYRLIALRTADWDPALPCALVTGGVHGYETSGVQGALQFLQQHAAHYAGRINLLVAPCINPWGYERIQRWNADAIDPNRSFREDSPAAESAALMQLLAALPGQMHVHIDLHETTDSDETEFRPALAARDGVAYVPGTIPDGFYLVGDSEDPQPEFQQAVIAAVAQILHIAPADAQGQLIGAPVVGHGVINYPVRRLGLCAGVTQARYRTTTEVYPDSPRATPAQCNAAQVAAICAALDYALAHA comes from the coding sequence ATGACAGCGCACACGGCTTATCCGATCGGCAGTGCAGGGCACCCCTGGGGTGAGGCAGAGCGCAGTGCATGGCGTGCACGCCAGCTGCGCCAGCGCAGTTATGCCGACGATGTCGTGCAGCCCGTCGAGCGCATGGATGCGCGCTTTGAACGCGTGCACTACGCAACGATCAGCGCGGCAACCGAACAGTATCGGCTGATCGCACTGCGCACTGCCGACTGGGACCCTGCGCTGCCGTGTGCACTGGTCACCGGCGGTGTGCATGGTTATGAGACCAGTGGCGTGCAGGGCGCACTGCAGTTCTTGCAGCAACACGCCGCCCATTACGCGGGCCGGATCAATCTGCTGGTGGCGCCCTGCATCAATCCCTGGGGGTATGAGCGCATCCAGCGCTGGAATGCCGATGCAATCGATCCGAACCGTTCCTTTCGCGAGGACAGTCCTGCAGCAGAATCGGCCGCATTGATGCAGCTGCTCGCCGCACTGCCTGGGCAGATGCACGTGCATATCGATCTGCACGAAACCACCGACAGCGACGAAACCGAATTCCGCCCGGCGTTGGCCGCGCGCGACGGTGTTGCGTACGTGCCGGGCACTATTCCGGACGGCTTCTATCTGGTCGGCGACAGTGAAGATCCGCAGCCGGAATTTCAGCAGGCCGTGATTGCGGCGGTGGCGCAGATCCTACACATCGCGCCTGCCGACGCGCAGGGCCAACTCATCGGCGCACCTGTGGTGGGCCATGGTGTCATCAACTATCCGGTGCGGCGTCTGGGCTTGTGCGCCGGCGTGACGCAGGCGCGCTATCGCACCACCACCGAGGTGTATCCGGACAGCCCGCGTGCAACGCCCGCGCAATGCAATGCGGCGCAGGTAGCGGCGATCTGTGCGGCACTGGATTACGCGCTGGCACATGCGTGA
- a CDS encoding NAD(P)/FAD-dependent oxidoreductase, which yields MHDVECVVVGAGVVGLAIARHLALQGHAVLVLESQAAIGTGSSARNSEVIHAGLYYPAGSLKAQLCVSGNSVLYAYCEQRNVPYRRCGKLIIACDHAQREQLDRLHHNAVASGAHGVVPLSQAQVRERAPQLRCVAALESTATGIIDSHALMLALQGDAEAHGATVALRTTVEHVEPNAAGFRLSIAGDGHAPVSLTCNWLVNAAGHGAPPLGKV from the coding sequence ATGCACGACGTTGAATGTGTGGTGGTGGGCGCAGGCGTGGTGGGGCTGGCGATTGCGCGTCACCTCGCGCTGCAGGGGCATGCGGTGTTGGTGCTGGAATCGCAGGCCGCGATCGGCACTGGCAGCAGTGCACGCAATAGTGAGGTGATCCACGCAGGTCTCTACTACCCGGCCGGGTCGTTGAAGGCGCAGTTGTGCGTCAGCGGCAACAGCGTGTTGTATGCCTACTGCGAGCAACGTAACGTGCCGTATCGGCGTTGCGGCAAATTGATCATCGCGTGCGACCACGCGCAACGCGAACAACTCGACCGGCTGCATCACAACGCGGTGGCCAGTGGTGCGCACGGTGTTGTGCCGCTCAGTCAGGCGCAGGTGCGGGAGCGCGCGCCGCAGCTGCGTTGCGTTGCCGCTCTGGAGTCCACCGCCACCGGCATCATCGACAGCCATGCATTGATGCTGGCATTGCAGGGCGATGCCGAAGCGCACGGCGCCACCGTGGCGCTGCGCACGACGGTGGAACACGTCGAGCCAAATGCAGCCGGATTCCGTCTTTCGATTGCAGGTGACGGCCATGCGCCGGTGTCGCTCACCTGCAACTGGCTGGTGAATGCGGCCGGCCATGGCGCGCCGCCGTTAGGGAAGGTCTGA
- a CDS encoding NAD(P)H-dependent oxidoreductase has product MNIDRLLQARADAGRPLRVGLYGAGFMARGIVNQIAHSVPGMRVSVICNRSVDKALEAYRQAGQHARVVDGATELKRQMAAGIPAVTDDPALVYECDALDCLIDATGAIEYGAHISLGAIAHGRHMVTMNAELDGTVGPLLKCKADAAGVIFSACDGDQPGVQMNLYRFVRSIGLTPLLCGNIKGLQDPYRTPATQAGFAAKWGQDPHMVTSFADGTKISFEQAIVANGTGMSILQRGMTGYEHRGHVDALTKRYDIEALRAVGGAVDYVVGALPSPGVFVLASHEDAKQQHYLNLYKLGEGPLYSFYTPYHLCHFEVPLSVARVVLLGDAVLQPLGAPLVEVIATAKRDLATGETIDGLGGYMSYGQCERADSTANARLLPMGVAEGCVLRHAVAKDQVLTYDDVQLPANRLIDRLRAEQASVFADAAEMAA; this is encoded by the coding sequence ATGAATATCGATCGTCTCTTGCAGGCACGCGCCGATGCAGGTCGCCCATTGCGGGTTGGCCTGTACGGGGCAGGCTTCATGGCACGCGGCATCGTCAACCAGATCGCGCACTCGGTGCCGGGCATGCGGGTGTCGGTGATCTGCAACCGCAGCGTGGACAAGGCGCTGGAGGCGTACCGCCAGGCCGGCCAGCATGCACGTGTGGTGGATGGCGCCACCGAACTGAAGCGCCAGATGGCTGCCGGCATTCCTGCCGTGACCGATGACCCTGCATTGGTCTACGAATGCGACGCACTGGATTGCCTGATCGATGCCACCGGCGCCATCGAGTACGGCGCGCACATCAGCCTGGGCGCCATCGCCCATGGCCGCCACATGGTCACGATGAATGCAGAGCTCGACGGCACCGTCGGCCCGCTGCTCAAGTGCAAGGCCGATGCGGCCGGCGTGATCTTCAGCGCCTGCGATGGCGACCAGCCCGGCGTGCAGATGAACCTGTATCGGTTCGTGCGCTCGATCGGCTTGACGCCGCTGCTGTGCGGCAACATCAAAGGCTTGCAGGACCCGTATCGCACACCGGCCACACAGGCCGGTTTTGCCGCGAAGTGGGGCCAGGACCCGCATATGGTCACCAGTTTTGCCGATGGCACCAAGATCAGCTTCGAACAGGCGATCGTGGCCAACGGCACCGGCATGTCGATCCTGCAGCGCGGCATGACCGGCTATGAGCATCGCGGGCATGTGGACGCATTGACCAAGCGTTACGACATTGAGGCGTTACGTGCAGTGGGCGGCGCGGTGGATTACGTGGTGGGCGCCCTGCCCTCGCCCGGCGTGTTCGTGCTGGCCAGTCACGAGGATGCCAAACAGCAGCATTACCTCAATCTCTACAAGCTCGGCGAAGGCCCGCTGTACAGCTTCTACACGCCGTATCACCTTTGCCATTTCGAAGTGCCGTTGTCGGTGGCGCGCGTGGTGCTGCTCGGCGATGCGGTGCTGCAGCCGCTCGGTGCGCCGCTGGTGGAAGTGATCGCCACCGCCAAACGCGACCTGGCCACCGGCGAAACCATCGACGGGCTCGGCGGCTACATGAGCTACGGCCAATGCGAGCGCGCCGATAGCACCGCAAACGCACGGCTGCTGCCGATGGGCGTGGCCGAAGGCTGCGTGCTGCGGCATGCGGTGGCCAAGGACCAGGTGCTGACTTACGACGACGTGCAGTTGCCGGCCAACCGCCTGATCGACCGCCTACGTGCGGAACAGGCCAGCGTCTTTGCCGACGCTGCGGAAATGGCTGCCTGA
- a CDS encoding IS5 family transposase (programmed frameshift), translating to MQLTFGDAEGLGKRKQTRREIFLAEMEQVVPWQHLLGLIAPHYPVSGRPGRQPYALATMLRIHLLQQWYALSDPAMEEALHEIPILRRFAQLGGLDNVPDETTILNFRRLLETHGLAARMLDAVNAHLARKGQSLRSGTIVDATLIAAPSSTKNADHARDPEMHQTRKGNQWYFGMKAHIGVDEFSGLVHHVHCTAANVADVTVTHALLHGKEDSVFGDSGYTGADKREELQTCKAAFFIAAKRSTLQAIGNKRERAREQRWEHFKASVRAKVEHPFRVIKRQFGYTKVRYRGLAKNTAHVLTLFALSNLWMKRKQLLPAMGSVRL from the exons ATGCAACTGACGTTCGGCGACGCTGAAGGCCTGGGCAAGCGCAAGCAGACCCGCCGGGAGATCTTCCTGGCCGAGATGGAGCAGGTCGTTCCGTGGCAGCACTTGCTCGGTCTGATCGCACCGCACTATCCGGTGTCGGGACGCCCTGGTCGACAGCCATACGCACTGGCGACGATGTTGCGGATTCATTTGCTGCAGCAGTGGTATGCGTTGAGCGATCCGGCGATGGAAGAAGCGCTGCACGAGATCCCGATCTTGCGGAGGTTTGCCCAGCTCGGTGGCTTGGACAACGTTCCGGACGAGACCACGATTCTCAACTTTCGGCGCCTGCTGGAGACCCATGGCCTTGCCGCGCGGATGCTGGACGCGGTCAACGCGCATCTGGCACGCAAGGGGCAGAGCCTGCGGTCGGGCACGATCGTCGATGCGACGCTGATCGCTGCACCCAGTTCGACCAAGAACGCCGATCACGCGCGCGACCCTGAAATGCATCAGACCAGGAAGGGCAATCAGTGGTATTTCGGGATGAAGGCGCACATCGGCGTGGATGAATTTTCCGGGCTGGTGCACCACGTCCATTGCACAGCCGCCAATGTCGCCGACGTCACGGTGACGCACGCATTACTGCATGGCAAAGAAGACAGCGTGTTCGGCGACAGCGGCTACACCGGTGCGGACAAACGCGAAGAACTGCAGACCTGCAAGGCTGCAT TTTTCATTGCCGCCAAGCGTTCGACGCTGCAAGCCATCGGCAACAAACGCGAGCGTGCTCGGGAACAGCGTTGGGAACACTTCAAGGCCAGCGTGCGCGCGAAGGTGGAGCATCCGTTCCGGGTGATCAAGCGCCAGTTCGGTTACACCAAGGTCCGCTATCGCGGCCTGGCCAAGAACACCGCACACGTGCTGACCTTGTTTGCGCTCTCCAATCTGTGGATGAAGCGAAAGCAGTTACTGCCTGCCATGGGGAGCGTGCGCCTGTAA
- a CDS encoding glycosyltransferase, translating into MDATRSVLLASNYQAWPEAFNGQAYALLNVIRSLEHADLLCPPAAEYTSGRGVNPGVPYLLNELKHRGASALHRLSGRPALSNAQPRKVEQDYDLFFYVCQFPRELSALGRMDGWRKRCRTRVVYLLETWPELLESQKTELKLLDQFDHVFVLNASCVDALRGYTSTPVSFLASACDTLLATPLPRAPQRCIDVVSIGRRVPQVHAQLLAHAQANPGFFYLHDVLRGGAVQDWAAHRLQSSAMIKRAKFFMAHDFTVDTAGFFKGVKKQALATRYFEGAAGGAIVLGSAQGCPEFRQFFDWDDAVIDLPSDVRDIGQFLHDLEQQSERLDRARLHNTVQSLRRHDWAHRWAQILQTLQLPRPALMAERFSMLDNLAAMAEHAACSPAPVLSMTA; encoded by the coding sequence ATGGACGCAACGCGCTCGGTCCTGCTGGCCTCCAATTACCAGGCCTGGCCAGAGGCTTTCAACGGGCAGGCCTATGCCTTGCTCAATGTCATCCGCAGCCTGGAACATGCAGACCTGCTGTGCCCGCCCGCAGCGGAGTACACCAGCGGGCGCGGAGTCAATCCGGGTGTGCCGTATCTGCTCAACGAATTGAAGCATCGCGGCGCCTCTGCGCTGCACCGGTTGAGCGGGCGGCCTGCCCTCTCCAATGCACAGCCACGCAAAGTCGAGCAGGACTACGACCTGTTTTTCTACGTGTGCCAGTTCCCCAGAGAGCTGAGCGCGCTCGGACGCATGGACGGCTGGCGCAAGCGCTGCCGCACGCGTGTGGTGTACCTGCTGGAAACCTGGCCTGAGCTGCTGGAATCGCAAAAGACCGAATTGAAACTGCTCGATCAGTTCGATCATGTCTTCGTGCTCAATGCCAGCTGCGTGGATGCGCTGCGTGGCTACACCAGCACACCGGTGTCGTTTTTGGCCAGCGCGTGCGACACCTTGTTGGCAACCCCACTGCCGCGTGCGCCACAGCGCTGCATCGATGTGGTCAGCATCGGCCGGCGCGTGCCGCAGGTGCATGCGCAATTGCTGGCGCATGCACAGGCCAACCCAGGATTTTTCTATCTGCACGACGTGCTACGCGGCGGTGCGGTGCAGGACTGGGCTGCACACCGCCTGCAATCGAGCGCAATGATCAAGCGCGCCAAGTTCTTCATGGCCCACGACTTTACTGTCGACACTGCAGGCTTCTTCAAGGGTGTGAAAAAACAGGCCTTGGCCACGCGCTATTTCGAAGGTGCCGCAGGCGGCGCGATCGTGCTGGGTTCTGCGCAGGGCTGCCCCGAATTCCGGCAGTTCTTCGATTGGGACGATGCGGTCATCGATCTGCCGTCAGACGTCCGCGATATCGGCCAGTTTCTGCACGATCTGGAACAGCAGAGCGAGCGGCTGGATCGCGCACGCCTGCACAACACCGTGCAATCGCTACGCCGGCACGACTGGGCGCACCGGTGGGCGCAGATTCTGCAGACGCTGCAGCTGCCTCGCCCGGCGTTGATGGCCGAGCGTTTTTCCATGCTCGACAACCTGGCGGCCATGGCCGAACACGCTGCCTGCTCCCCGGCACCCGTGCTGAGCATGACCGCATAA